Below is a window of Streptomyces qaidamensis DNA.
CCCTCCTCCTCGTCGTCGAAGGGGACGACGGCCACCACCGGCCCGAAGATCTCCTCGCGGACCACGCGCATGTCGTTGGTGCAGTCCGCAAGGAGGGTCGGCGCGACGTAGAAGCCACGGGGCAGGTCCGGGCGTTGGCCGCCCGCCACCACCACCGCGCCTTCCTTCCGGCCCAGTCCGACGTACGACTCCACCCGGTCCCGGTGGGCCGCCGAGATCACCGGACCGACCACGGTGTCCGGCTCGCGCGGGTCCCCGACCTTCAACCGGTCGGCGTAGGCGGTCAGTTGTTCCACCAGCCGGTCGTGGATGCCGCGTTGCGCCAGGACGCGTGTCGGTGCCGTGCAGATCTGGCCGCTGTAGAAGGAGAAGGTGGTGCCGATCCCGGCGACGGCCGAGCGGAGGTCGGCGTCGTCGAAGACGACCGCGGCGCCCTTCCCGCCCAGCTCCATCAACTGCCGTTTCATGTCGCGCCCGCACACCTCGGCGATGCGCCGGCCGACCGCCGTGGAGCCGGTGAAGCTGACCATGTCGACGTCCGGCGACGCCACGGCCGCCTCACCGACCCCGGTCGACCGGCCGGACACGACGTTCACCACGCCCGGCGGGACACCCGCCTCCTCCAGCGCCTGCGCCATCCGGTAGACCGACAGCGGATCCTGCGGGGCCGGTTTCACCACCACCGTGTTGCCCATGGCCAGGGCGGGCGCGACCTTCCCGGCCGGGTTGGCCCAGGGGTTGTTGTACGAGGTGACGCAGGTGACGACGCCGACGGGCTGCCGGACGGCCACAGCGCCCATGACACCGGCCTTCCCCATCGGCCCGGCCTCGTTGATCTGGGGCGGGATCGGCCACTCGGCGGGCTCAACGCACGCGTAGCGCCGGAAGCGGGCGGCGGCGACGCCGACCTGCATGCCGCGTGCCGTGCCGAGGGTCGCTCCGGTCTCCGCCCGGGCCAGTGACGCGTACTCCTTCAGCCGGTCGGCGATGATCCTCGCCGCCCGCCCGAGGACCGCGGCCCGCTCCTCGGGTGCGGTGCGCGACCACGGCCCGAAGGCCTCGCGGGCCGCCGCACAGGCCGCGAGCACCTGGTCCCGCGAGGCCTCCGGCGCCCAGCCGACGCTCTCCTCGCTCGCCGGGTCGATCACCTCGTAGTGCCCGCCGTCCGGCTCCACCCAGGAGCCGCCGACGAACAGCGGCTGCCGTGCCGTCACCGCGTGCTCACCGTCTCCGTGTCCCGTCCGGAGCGGAGCACCCGGCCCGGTACGGCCCCGGTCACCACGTCGTCCCGGATCGCCTCGACGCCGT
It encodes the following:
- a CDS encoding aldehyde dehydrogenase family protein → MTARQPLFVGGSWVEPDGGHYEVIDPASEESVGWAPEASRDQVLAACAAAREAFGPWSRTAPEERAAVLGRAARIIADRLKEYASLARAETGATLGTARGMQVGVAAARFRRYACVEPAEWPIPPQINEAGPMGKAGVMGAVAVRQPVGVVTCVTSYNNPWANPAGKVAPALAMGNTVVVKPAPQDPLSVYRMAQALEEAGVPPGVVNVVSGRSTGVGEAAVASPDVDMVSFTGSTAVGRRIAEVCGRDMKRQLMELGGKGAAVVFDDADLRSAVAGIGTTFSFYSGQICTAPTRVLAQRGIHDRLVEQLTAYADRLKVGDPREPDTVVGPVISAAHRDRVESYVGLGRKEGAVVVAGGQRPDLPRGFYVAPTLLADCTNDMRVVREEIFGPVVAVVPFDDEEEGIALANDTDYGLIDYVWSGDVARAFRVARRLRAGGVGVNTVGRNMEAPFGGFKKSGVGRDVGSYALHAYSEVQAIVWPG